The following coding sequences lie in one Psychrobacter arenosus genomic window:
- a CDS encoding Lrp/AsnC family transcriptional regulator, producing the protein MKNDTITPEFDAIDRKIIELLLVDARMSVTDIAERVNLSATPCARRIKQLEQSGIITGYHAATNPQKLGYSLAVFIAVGMDKHTAERFEQFEDKIKSFDEVVSCSIVTGRSEDYLIKVLVRDMAHYEEFLLHRLNRIEGVSHVHTSFELREVFSRSAV; encoded by the coding sequence ATGAAAAATGACACTATAACGCCAGAGTTTGACGCCATTGACAGGAAAATTATCGAGTTGTTGTTGGTCGATGCGCGCATGAGCGTGACCGATATTGCAGAACGGGTCAATCTCTCTGCTACTCCCTGCGCGCGCCGAATTAAACAACTGGAACAAAGCGGGATTATTACCGGTTACCATGCCGCGACTAATCCACAAAAACTGGGCTACAGCCTCGCTGTCTTTATCGCGGTGGGTATGGACAAACATACCGCCGAACGCTTTGAGCAATTTGAGGATAAAATTAAAAGCTTTGATGAGGTGGTCAGCTGTAGCATCGTCACAGGACGCAGCGAGGACTATCTCATCAAGGTTTTAGTGCGAGATATGGCGCATTATGAAGAATTTTTATTACATCGCTTAAACCGTATTGAAGGCGTCAGTCATGTACATACCAGCTTTGAGCTACGCGAGGTGTTTAGCCGGAGTGCAGTGTAG
- a CDS encoding YbfB/YjiJ family MFS transporter — protein MENSQALIASPLRFGEVAIAWIGLYGMAVVMGYGRFLFTATLPDIIVQLELSTAMAGWLASINYIGYFLGAIIAMFVPQRHTWLALIIASVVSIVTTAALAIPDMSIFIWQVIRLIAGIASGVAMILGSSYVVKHFSLSRRAMLSTIHYGGIGVGITASAALTWSLLSMGYHFATIWWVAALTSLPLLLLLIKIRPSAAEKQLSPNASYLSTTIPATDNSTITASTALSDQDQSTVYYSQHLPAHSNAIANSHSIVNKLSQLKGFMKTALANQGYVVTLLLISYGLSGFGYITSATFLPVMATQSLGADVGGAQGLSGQEAGLLIWLLVGILATFSNPLWGRLARDIGEFKTLIGLIILQAFGMFLPILIPGAIGLYGNAIILGATFVGIVSMTLGIIKEINPNYSNLLIGLATLAYAIGQFLGPLVTVALAGKHDNFNAGLAVAGGGLIIGLVLILLIRLLPKSKLESESTLHSG, from the coding sequence ATGGAGAACTCACAGGCGCTTATAGCGTCGCCTTTGCGTTTTGGTGAGGTTGCTATCGCCTGGATTGGCTTATATGGTATGGCGGTCGTCATGGGCTATGGCCGATTCCTCTTTACCGCTACGCTACCTGATATTATCGTGCAATTGGAGCTATCAACGGCTATGGCGGGCTGGCTTGCCTCTATTAATTATATTGGTTATTTTTTAGGGGCTATTATCGCCATGTTTGTGCCGCAGCGGCATACTTGGTTAGCGCTGATTATAGCTAGTGTGGTGAGCATTGTGACAACAGCAGCGCTTGCTATACCCGATATGTCTATATTTATTTGGCAAGTGATTCGCCTGATCGCTGGTATCGCTAGTGGGGTCGCCATGATTTTGGGCTCCTCGTATGTGGTCAAACACTTTAGTCTGTCGCGGCGAGCCATGTTATCGACGATTCATTATGGCGGTATCGGGGTTGGTATTACCGCCTCGGCAGCGCTCACGTGGTCGTTGTTAAGTATGGGTTATCACTTTGCTACCATTTGGTGGGTGGCTGCTCTGACCAGTCTACCCTTACTTTTATTGCTGATTAAAATACGTCCTAGCGCAGCCGAGAAGCAGCTTAGTCCTAATGCTTCTTATCTCTCTACTACTATTCCCGCCACCGATAACTCAACCATCACTGCTTCAACGGCTTTGTCCGACCAAGACCAAAGCACCGTTTATTATTCACAACATTTACCTGCCCATAGCAACGCTATAGCCAATAGTCATTCTATAGTTAATAAGCTCAGTCAATTAAAGGGCTTTATGAAAACGGCGTTGGCGAATCAAGGCTACGTCGTCACCTTGCTATTAATCAGCTACGGACTGTCTGGGTTCGGTTATATTACTTCAGCGACTTTTTTGCCAGTAATGGCGACGCAAAGTTTAGGGGCTGATGTTGGGGGAGCGCAAGGGCTATCAGGTCAAGAAGCTGGACTGCTCATTTGGCTACTGGTCGGCATACTTGCCACTTTCTCTAACCCGCTATGGGGGCGCCTAGCAAGAGATATCGGTGAGTTTAAGACGTTGATTGGTTTGATTATCCTGCAAGCTTTTGGGATGTTTTTGCCTATTTTAATCCCAGGTGCAATCGGTCTCTATGGCAATGCGATTATCCTTGGCGCCACCTTTGTTGGTATCGTTTCGATGACCCTAGGCATTATTAAAGAAATTAACCCGAATTACTCTAACCTATTGATTGGTTTGGCCACGCTAGCTTATGCGATAGGGCAGTTTTTAGGACCGTTAGTGACAGTAGCGCTGGCAGGTAAGCACGATAACTTTAATGCTGGGCTTGCAGTAGCGGGCGGGGGCCTTATCATTGGCTTAGTACTTATCCTATTGATTCGCTTACTGCCTAAATCTAAGCTTGAGTCTGAATCTACACTGCACTCCGGCTAA
- a CDS encoding ABC1 kinase family protein encodes MTQATRPNFLKHSFNVLNRVRQTASVAGLSALRVAKGEKPDAKLLKETFEQLGTTYIKIGQFIASTPSLFPREYVLAFQDCLDQTTPISYRYVEKVLRAELERDGETLENLFKSIDPTPLASASIAQVHAAILQDGREVVLKVQKPEVETIMQTDLGVLHGVTKLMELMMPSMKFASIAPIIDEIRLRMLAETDFIAEAQNIRDFQQFLSMTGNTKVVAPEVVSELTTKRVLTMSRLHGVSMVNEHAMRQYCDDPAQVMADTLNTWFASLMLCNSFHADLHAGNLMLLNDGRIGFLDFGIVGKLAPESWRACMEMMQALQDNDFEGMAHHMIDMGMTHERSQVDAAQLATDLQRMVGAVVTDDKAYTAGKPFNSKDQADELNKIMLEIVETGKRHGLHFPRDFALLTKQMLYFDRFMRTLAPGMDMFRDSRVSLIHDKS; translated from the coding sequence ATGACTCAAGCAACCCGACCCAATTTTTTAAAGCATTCCTTTAATGTCCTAAATCGAGTACGGCAGACGGCAAGTGTGGCCGGACTTTCAGCACTGCGCGTGGCGAAAGGTGAAAAGCCAGATGCCAAGTTATTAAAAGAGACCTTTGAGCAGTTGGGCACCACTTATATTAAAATTGGTCAGTTTATCGCCAGTACGCCGTCATTATTTCCACGTGAGTATGTGTTGGCGTTTCAAGATTGCTTAGATCAAACCACGCCGATTTCTTATCGCTATGTCGAAAAAGTGTTGAGAGCTGAGTTAGAGCGTGACGGTGAGACTTTAGAGAATTTATTTAAGTCGATTGATCCGACACCGTTAGCATCAGCTTCTATTGCCCAAGTACATGCTGCGATTTTGCAAGATGGTAGGGAAGTGGTGCTAAAAGTACAAAAGCCTGAAGTCGAAACCATTATGCAGACCGATTTAGGCGTATTGCATGGCGTGACGAAGTTGATGGAACTGATGATGCCGTCAATGAAGTTTGCCAGTATTGCCCCAATTATCGATGAGATTCGTCTGCGGATGCTTGCGGAGACGGATTTTATTGCGGAGGCGCAAAACATTCGTGATTTCCAACAGTTCCTTAGCATGACCGGCAATACCAAAGTGGTGGCGCCAGAGGTCGTTAGTGAGCTGACGACCAAACGTGTGCTTACGATGAGCCGGCTGCATGGGGTCTCTATGGTGAATGAGCATGCCATGCGCCAATACTGTGATGACCCGGCGCAGGTCATGGCGGATACGTTGAATACTTGGTTTGCCAGTTTGATGCTCTGCAACAGTTTCCATGCCGATTTGCATGCCGGCAACCTAATGCTATTGAATGACGGTCGTATTGGCTTTTTAGATTTTGGTATTGTAGGAAAGCTTGCCCCTGAGAGCTGGCGTGCCTGCATGGAAATGATGCAAGCGCTACAAGATAATGATTTCGAAGGTATGGCGCATCATATGATCGATATGGGTATGACTCATGAGCGCAGTCAGGTCGATGCCGCCCAGTTAGCCACCGATTTACAAAGAATGGTAGGCGCGGTAGTGACAGATGATAAGGCTTATACCGCAGGCAAACCGTTTAATTCTAAAGACCAAGCCGATGAGCTAAATAAAATCATGTTAGAAATCGTCGAGACTGGTAAGCGTCATGGTCTGCATTTCCCGCGTGACTTTGCGCTGTTGACCAAGCAAATGCTATATTTTGACCGCTTTATGCGTACGTTAGCGCCGGGTATGGATATGTTTAGAGATAGTCGCGTTAGCCTGATTCATGATAAAAGCTAG
- a CDS encoding HesA/MoeB/ThiF family protein, producing MMLTDDELMRYSRQVLLDGWDIDAQLRLKHSRIIMVGAGGLGCPAAETLARAGVGNIHLIDDDVIEISNLQRQTLFLPQDLGEPKAQVAAARLLEINELITVSYEVARVEAANAAELLKLPAKVETVTQTIASAAASQLTPLPDLLLDCTDNFAIRELLNRISVVYGIPLLSASAIGMTGQLALYEPTLSSGCYHCVFGDSIASASNAAENNSSENNAADNDTSAEQNCANSGVLASTTAIMGNLQANAALQYLGLQNNPLAQQLLLWDGQRMRQRNIGYRQDPACPICGPAA from the coding sequence ATGATGTTAACAGATGATGAATTAATGCGTTATTCACGGCAGGTCTTATTGGACGGCTGGGATATTGATGCACAGCTGCGCTTAAAACACAGCCGGATTATAATGGTTGGGGCAGGAGGGCTAGGCTGTCCTGCTGCTGAAACCTTGGCACGTGCAGGCGTAGGAAACATTCATCTTATTGATGATGATGTAATTGAAATCAGTAATTTACAACGGCAAACCTTATTTTTGCCGCAAGATTTAGGCGAGCCTAAAGCCCAAGTGGCTGCCGCCCGATTGCTTGAGATTAACGAGTTAATCACAGTGAGTTATGAGGTGGCGCGAGTAGAGGCCGCTAATGCCGCTGAGCTATTAAAGCTGCCTGCTAAGGTAGAGACAGTTACTCAGACAATAGCTTCAGCAGCAGCATCGCAACTAACCCCATTGCCAGATTTACTGCTAGATTGTACGGATAACTTTGCCATACGTGAGCTGCTAAATCGCATCAGTGTGGTCTACGGTATACCGTTGTTATCGGCGTCCGCTATCGGTATGACAGGCCAGTTGGCGTTATACGAGCCTACGCTGTCTTCGGGATGCTACCATTGTGTGTTTGGCGATAGTATTGCTAGCGCTTCCAACGCTGCCGAGAACAATTCTTCCGAGAACAATGCTGCAGATAATGATACTTCAGCAGAACAAAACTGTGCTAATTCAGGCGTATTGGCGAGCACTACAGCGATTATGGGTAACTTGCAGGCCAATGCCGCCTTGCAATATTTAGGATTACAGAACAATCCTTTAGCGCAGCAACTTTTACTATGGGACGGTCAGCGTATGCGCCAACGTAATATAGGCTATCGCCAAGATCCGGCTTGCCCTATTTGTGGCCCAGCCGCTTAA
- a CDS encoding class I SAM-dependent methyltransferase, with translation MSEWSEGYVSDINYTYGYYSELNPNNTVIPFLMAGLTPPKIKNACELGFGQGVSLNIHASASDVQWYGTDFNPSQVGFAQELAEIAGNNAQVYDQSFRAFCERDDLPEFDFIGLHGIWAWISLENQQIITDFIRRKLRVGGVVYISYNTLPGWSTLAPLQHILNQYDQVVGSRKDSKLERVNNAFDFSKTLMQLSPAMVQQAPVLLDRIQHNSEKDPSYLAHEYLNQDWQALYFSQVAEALAPAKLSYVSSANYLEDFSASNLNAEQQAFLNNVADPVFKQTSKDYLQNKIFRRDYWVKGARSLSAHQLEQHWQPLRFILLDNAANVELKISGALGTVDLREDIYQPLLTALSDHKIHSYGSLKEQMPASFNAQLLSEALAILHGKGSIALVQETATMQAARPKCKNLNAHIIEQNINGSEVSYLASPVTGGSVQVGRVPMLFLHAYMQGQTEQQAWVESAWQVLSSQGQCLLKEGNKLVGDEANLAELTSLAQTFEQDLLQSLKYLQIVE, from the coding sequence ATGTCAGAGTGGTCAGAAGGGTACGTAAGCGATATCAATTATACCTATGGATATTATTCAGAACTAAATCCAAATAATACCGTTATTCCATTTTTAATGGCCGGATTGACGCCTCCCAAGATAAAAAATGCTTGTGAGTTGGGTTTTGGTCAAGGGGTATCGCTCAATATTCATGCTAGCGCCAGCGATGTCCAATGGTATGGGACGGACTTTAACCCTTCACAAGTGGGTTTTGCACAAGAATTGGCAGAGATTGCTGGTAATAATGCGCAAGTTTATGACCAGTCGTTCCGAGCCTTTTGTGAGCGCGATGACTTACCTGAGTTTGACTTTATTGGTCTTCATGGTATTTGGGCTTGGATCTCTTTAGAGAATCAACAGATTATCACTGACTTTATTCGTCGTAAGCTGCGGGTTGGTGGGGTGGTCTATATCAGTTATAACACGTTACCAGGGTGGTCAACTTTAGCGCCTTTACAACATATATTAAACCAATATGATCAAGTGGTTGGTAGCCGAAAAGACAGCAAGCTTGAGCGAGTGAACAATGCTTTTGACTTTAGTAAAACCTTAATGCAGTTATCGCCTGCGATGGTACAACAAGCTCCAGTTCTGCTAGATCGTATTCAACATAATAGCGAAAAAGACCCTAGTTATCTGGCACATGAGTACTTAAACCAAGATTGGCAAGCCCTGTATTTTTCTCAAGTGGCAGAGGCCTTAGCTCCTGCTAAGTTGTCTTACGTAAGTTCGGCAAACTATTTAGAAGACTTTTCAGCGAGTAACCTGAACGCTGAGCAACAAGCCTTTTTGAATAATGTGGCCGACCCTGTATTTAAACAGACCAGTAAAGACTACCTGCAGAATAAGATCTTTCGCCGTGACTATTGGGTAAAAGGGGCACGATCATTGTCCGCTCATCAGCTTGAGCAACATTGGCAACCGCTGCGCTTTATCTTATTAGACAATGCCGCCAATGTTGAACTGAAAATCTCGGGTGCCCTAGGCACCGTGGACTTACGAGAAGATATATATCAGCCGCTACTAACGGCGTTGTCTGATCATAAAATTCACAGTTATGGTTCTTTGAAAGAGCAAATGCCTGCCAGTTTTAATGCTCAGCTATTGTCTGAAGCCTTAGCAATTTTGCATGGTAAAGGGTCTATCGCCTTAGTCCAAGAAACCGCTACTATGCAAGCGGCGCGGCCTAAATGTAAAAACCTGAACGCGCATATTATCGAGCAAAATATCAATGGATCAGAAGTGAGCTACTTAGCCAGTCCAGTCACCGGTGGTAGTGTGCAAGTGGGTAGAGTGCCCATGTTGTTCTTACACGCTTACATGCAAGGGCAAACCGAGCAGCAAGCTTGGGTGGAGTCCGCTTGGCAAGTGCTTAGCAGTCAAGGACAATGCTTGCTAAAAGAAGGCAATAAATTGGTAGGTGATGAGGCAAACTTGGCGGAATTAACGAGCTTAGCGCAGACTTTTGAGCAGGATCTATTGCAGTCGCTTAAATATTTGCAAATTGTAGAATAG
- a CDS encoding DUF2335 domain-containing protein has product MSQNQRATRTTVLQQGQEFSATQEEAEYYTPYPPADLVREYEEILPGSAERILALTEQAQVKQDEIANFQMSETRKINDANIANQEHNQKLFVWGLYLGPCFGLCVLGVIIYAIYKDSTKIGIAAFTALGVVLAIYILRRSLERLTK; this is encoded by the coding sequence ATGAGCCAAAATCAGCGGGCGACGCGCACTACCGTATTGCAGCAAGGACAAGAGTTTTCCGCTACGCAAGAAGAGGCCGAGTATTATACGCCTTACCCGCCAGCAGATTTAGTCCGTGAATATGAAGAAATCTTGCCCGGATCAGCAGAGCGCATCCTAGCGCTAACCGAACAGGCTCAAGTTAAGCAAGATGAGATTGCTAACTTTCAAATGAGCGAGACTCGCAAAATCAATGATGCCAATATCGCCAACCAAGAGCACAACCAGAAGCTGTTTGTCTGGGGCTTATACCTTGGCCCTTGCTTTGGCTTATGTGTCCTTGGTGTGATTATCTACGCTATCTATAAAGACAGTACCAAGATTGGTATCGCCGCCTTTACCGCCCTAGGGGTCGTCTTAGCTATCTATATCTTAAGAAGATCGCTGGAACGATTGACTAAATAG
- the prmC gene encoding peptide chain release factor N(5)-glutamine methyltransferase, giving the protein MDDASIKNLKRRSYLNAVDGTTLPTHWVNEWLLHIVQQPASFLITDSDYVLTAAELSAFAAGITKMQAGTPLAYLTGQQAFWSLEFKVNKHTLIPRPDTEVLVEQVLAWIAANIAWANSTAVKQNSLSNDLDNASPQKPYQLLDLGTGSGCIAISLAHELSLQSPDWQVTAVDYSQGALDIAKQNAILNGTPDVNFIQSDWYNALPNAMKYQVIVSNPPYIDPVDTHLEQLSAEPLSALIADNKGLADIQKIVSGAVGYLVAGGLLAIEHGYDQGDAVHAIFTEAGFVKVQTIKDYGGNHRVTMGELASLK; this is encoded by the coding sequence ATGGATGACGCTTCAATCAAAAATCTGAAGCGTCGTAGCTATTTAAATGCAGTAGACGGTACTACTCTCCCAACACATTGGGTCAATGAGTGGTTATTACATATTGTGCAGCAGCCCGCCTCATTCTTAATCACGGACAGTGATTATGTGTTAACGGCTGCAGAGCTATCAGCGTTTGCAGCGGGTATCACCAAAATGCAGGCAGGCACGCCATTAGCTTATTTGACGGGTCAGCAAGCCTTTTGGTCATTGGAGTTTAAGGTCAATAAGCACACTTTGATTCCGCGACCGGATACAGAAGTATTGGTTGAGCAGGTATTGGCTTGGATAGCGGCTAATATTGCTTGGGCAAATTCTACAGCCGTTAAACAAAATAGCCTAAGCAATGATTTGGATAATGCTAGCCCGCAAAAACCTTACCAATTATTAGACCTTGGCACGGGTAGCGGTTGTATCGCTATTAGTCTAGCCCATGAATTGAGTTTGCAGTCGCCAGATTGGCAGGTGACCGCGGTAGATTATTCACAGGGCGCCCTAGATATTGCTAAGCAGAACGCTATTTTAAATGGCACACCAGACGTGAACTTTATCCAAAGCGATTGGTATAATGCTTTACCGAACGCAATGAAGTATCAAGTTATCGTGTCTAATCCGCCTTATATTGACCCAGTGGATACGCACCTTGAGCAGTTGAGTGCTGAACCATTGTCCGCGTTGATTGCTGATAATAAAGGCCTTGCCGATATTCAAAAGATTGTGAGTGGGGCGGTGGGTTATCTGGTTGCAGGCGGTTTGCTTGCGATCGAGCATGGTTATGACCAAGGCGACGCAGTTCATGCTATATTTACTGAGGCAGGGTTTGTAAAAGTGCAGACCATTAAGGATTATGGTGGTAATCATAGGGTGACGATGGGAGAGTTAGCTAGCTTAAAATAA
- a CDS encoding AmpG family muropeptide MFS transporter, with protein MSATPPATPHGIVAKKSWLEATKAYLDRRAIIMLFLGFAAGIPILLIFSSLSLWLREAGIERGVVTTFSWAALGYSFKFIWAPLIDAVPLPILTKWLGRRRAWMLVSQIMIIAAICIMASVNPINDDMLTYMAIGAVLLGFSSATQDIVIDAYRIELAPPSLQSVLSAMYTAGYRLGMIFAGAGALYLADYFGSTEALYSYEAWRNTYWIMAAVMGVGVITTLVIKEPISKQVRLEQKPSNYGRLVFVFLLAVSAFVMTFIYVGEALPESESIAVAFFYEVVRMLSSIGSALLVGYLLVMAGLVNKQMAYVTWIEPIVDFFRRYGKKALLLLALIGLYRISDIVAGVMSNVFYQDMGFSKTDIATAVKLVGVIMVIGGGFLGGILAQKIRMMQAMMIGAILAAVSNMLFVVLTYHPGSLPVMYTAVIFDNLAAGLASAVFIAFLSALTSIRFTAVQYAIFSSLMTLLPKVLGGYSGTIVDNLGYPFFFTFTALIGVPILLIIYLVDKHIVIGDNDDIYGDNDGNGGTDKLTKANPALTDTQEPPRASE; from the coding sequence ATGTCTGCAACCCCACCTGCTACTCCTCATGGCATTGTCGCCAAAAAGTCTTGGCTTGAGGCCACTAAAGCCTATCTCGATCGCCGTGCGATTATCATGCTGTTTTTAGGTTTTGCCGCTGGTATTCCTATCCTACTTATTTTCTCTAGCCTTTCTTTATGGTTGCGTGAGGCAGGGATTGAGCGTGGTGTCGTCACCACCTTTAGTTGGGCCGCACTAGGCTATTCTTTTAAGTTTATTTGGGCCCCGCTAATTGATGCAGTTCCGTTGCCTATATTAACCAAATGGTTAGGGCGTAGACGGGCGTGGATGTTGGTGTCGCAAATCATGATTATTGCGGCCATTTGCATTATGGCTAGCGTCAACCCTATTAACGACGACATGCTGACCTATATGGCAATAGGCGCGGTATTGTTGGGCTTCTCCTCAGCCACGCAAGATATTGTCATTGACGCCTATCGTATTGAGTTAGCTCCGCCGAGCTTACAGTCTGTATTGTCTGCTATGTATACTGCCGGCTATCGTTTGGGTATGATTTTTGCGGGAGCAGGGGCGCTGTATTTAGCAGACTATTTTGGTTCAACAGAAGCCTTGTATAGCTATGAGGCTTGGCGCAATACGTATTGGATTATGGCGGCGGTCATGGGAGTCGGGGTCATCACGACTTTGGTAATTAAGGAGCCTATCAGTAAGCAAGTCCGTCTAGAGCAAAAACCAAGCAACTATGGCCGTTTGGTCTTTGTATTCTTATTAGCAGTTTCGGCCTTTGTGATGACGTTTATCTACGTAGGCGAAGCGCTCCCTGAAAGTGAAAGCATTGCGGTCGCCTTCTTCTATGAAGTCGTGCGTATGCTGTCCAGTATAGGATCGGCGTTATTAGTCGGTTATTTATTGGTCATGGCAGGCTTGGTTAATAAGCAAATGGCCTATGTTACTTGGATTGAGCCTATCGTCGATTTTTTCCGCCGCTATGGCAAAAAAGCCTTACTACTATTAGCACTTATAGGGCTATACCGTATTTCTGATATCGTCGCTGGGGTCATGTCCAACGTTTTTTATCAAGATATGGGCTTTAGTAAGACCGACATCGCTACTGCCGTGAAGTTAGTGGGTGTGATCATGGTGATTGGCGGGGGATTTTTAGGCGGTATTTTGGCGCAAAAGATTCGCATGATGCAGGCGATGATGATTGGCGCTATCTTGGCCGCAGTCAGTAATATGCTGTTTGTGGTTTTGACTTATCATCCGGGTAGCTTGCCGGTCATGTATACGGCAGTTATCTTTGATAACTTAGCGGCTGGTTTGGCGAGTGCCGTGTTTATTGCCTTCTTATCCGCATTGACCTCTATTCGCTTTACCGCTGTGCAATATGCGATTTTCTCCTCGCTCATGACGCTATTACCTAAAGTATTGGGCGGTTACTCAGGCACTATCGTTGACAATTTAGGCTATCCGTTCTTCTTTACTTTTACCGCGCTGATAGGGGTGCCTATCTTACTGATTATCTATTTGGTAGATAAGCATATTGTAATTGGCGATAACGATGATATTTATGGGGATAATGATGGCAATGGGGGTACAGATAAATTGACTAAAGCCAACCCTGCACTCACGGATACGCAAGAACCGCCAAGAGCCTCTGAATAA